In a single window of the Bactrocera dorsalis isolate Fly_Bdor chromosome 2, ASM2337382v1, whole genome shotgun sequence genome:
- the LOC125776451 gene encoding valacyclovir hydrolase-like, with protein sequence MFHVGPNLYSRILKPLVNCTMSQRNNYIETKVKLSDGITINYVQTGKGDKNVLIMPGALGSGWSHFKPQIEKLPELLPNHTIIAWDPPGYGKSVPPKRRFDLDFLQNDARCAVELMHTLGRPKFSVLGWSNGGVTAIIVAGRFVECVEKLVIWGAGAYLNAEDEKTMLLRDVQKWSQRNREAMEKVYGVPKVWSALTDALFAIYKDRKGGYCCTEVNQIKAPTFILHGKKDPMIAAEHISYLRERIKDCKYYEFPEGKHNIHLRYADEFNKLVADFLTQKP encoded by the exons ATGTTCCACGTGGGACCAAATCTGTATAGCCGAATCCTAAAGCCGTTGGTAAATTGTACTATGTCGCAACGCAATAATTACATAGAAACAAAAGTAAAACTTAGTGACGGCATCACCATCAATTATGTACAAACGGGCAAAGGGGACAAAAACGTATTGATAATGCCTGGTGCACTTGGCTCTGGCTGGTCACATTTCAAACCACAAATTGAAAAGCTACCTGAGCTGCTACCAAATCATACAATAATTGCATGGGATCCGCCCGGTTACGGAAAGTCGGTACCGCCAAAACGACGCTTTGATCTCGACTTTTTACAAAACGATGCACGTTGTGCTGTAGAGCTGATGCATACTTTAGGAAGACCCAAATTTTCTGTATTAGGATGGAGTAATGGCGGCGTAACTGCCATCATTGTGGCGGGTCGTTTTGTCGAATGTGTCGAaaaattagttatatggggtgcGGGTGCTTATTTGAATGCTGAAGACGAAAAAACAATGC TTTTGCGCGATGTGCAGAAATGGTCACAACGGAATCGTGAAGCAATGGAGAAAGTATACGGTGTTCCAAAAGTCTGGTCTGCGTTGACTGATGCTCTGTTTGCAATTTATAAAGATCGTAAAGGAGGTTATTGTTGCACAGAAGTAAACCAAATAAAAGCGCCAACTTTTATATTGCATGGCAAAAAAGATCCAATGATTGCCGCCGAGCACATATCATATCTAAGGGAACGTATAAAAGATTGCAA atattATGAATTCCCCGAAGGCAAACATAATATTCATCTACGTTATGCAGACGAGTTCAATAAATTGGTAGCGGATTTCTTAACGCAAAAGCCCTAA
- the LOC125776449 gene encoding valacyclovir hydrolase-like produces the protein MFQVRPNLYSRILKPLVNCTISQRNNHIETKVKLSDGITINYVQRGKGDKNVLLMPGGLGSGWSHFKPQIEKLPELLPNHTIIVWDPPGYGKSVPPERRFDHDFLQNDARCAVELMHTLGRPKFSVLGWSNGGVTAIIVAGRFVECVEKLVIWGAGAYLNAEDEKTLRVLRDVQKWSQRNREAMEKVYGVEGFPKLWSALTDALLAIYKDRKGGYCCTEVNQIKAPTFILHGKKDPMIDAEHIPYLRERIKDCKYYEFPEGKHNIHLRYADEFNKLVADFLTQKP, from the exons ATGTTCCAAGTACGACCAAATCTGTATAGCCGAATCCTAAAGCCGTTGGTAAATTGTACCATATCGCAACGCAATAATCACATAGAAACAAAAGTAAAACTTAGTGACGGCATCACCATCAATTATGTACAAAGGGGCAAAGGGGACAAAAACGTATTGCTAATGCCTGGTGGACTTGGCTCTGGCTGGTCACATTTCAAACCACAAATTGAAAAGCTACCTGAGCTGCTACCAAATCATACAATAATTGTATGGGATCCGCCCGGTTATGGAAAGTCGGTACCGCCAGAACGACGCTTTGATCACGACTTTTTACAAAACGATGCACGTTGTGCTGTAGAGCTGATGCATACTTTAGGAAGACCCAAATTTTCTGTATTAGGATGGAGTAATGGCGGCGTAACTGCCATCATTGTGGCGGGTCGTTTTGTCGAATGTGTCGAaaaattagttatatggggtgcGGGTGCTTATTTGAATGCTGAAGACGAAAAAACATTGCGAG TTTTGCGCGATGTGCAGAAATGGTCACAACGGAATCGTGAAGCAATGGAGAAAGTATACGGTGTAGAAGGATTTCCAAAATTGTGGTCTGCGTTGACTGATGCTCTGCTTGCAATTTATAAAGATCGTAAAGGAGGTTATTGTTGCACAGAAGTAAACCAAATAAAAGCGCCAACTTTTATATTGCATGGCAAGAAGGATCCAATGATTGATGCCGAGCACATACCATATCTAAGGGAACGTATAAAAGATTGCAA atattATGAATTCCCCGAAGGCAAACATAATATTCATCTACGTTATGCAGACGAGTTCAATAAATTGGTAGCGGATTTCTTAACGCAAAAGCCCTAA
- the LOC105222810 gene encoding phosphatidylethanolamine-binding protein homolog F40A3.3: MESSGIIPEIIDNKPKGLLQVTYPSGVKVELGKELTPTQVKDQPTVSWEAEDDALYTLFMVDPDVPSRAEPTSREILHWLVINIPGNKVAEGQTVAEYIGSGPPEGTGLHRYVIFVFKQPNKIESEKFIPKTSSEGRVKVKSKDFIVKYNLGDPIAGNSYQAQYDDYVPILTAQVFN; encoded by the exons ATGGAATCAAGTGGCATAATTCCGGAAATTATTGACAATAAGCCTAAAGGTTTACTGCAG GTTACTTATCCAAGTGGTGTTAAAGTAGAACTTGGTAAAGAACTGACCCCCACTCAGGTAAAGGATCAACCCACAGTCAGTTGGGAGGCGGAAGATGATGCTCTGTATACTTTGTTTATGGTAGACCCCGATGTACCTTCTCGTGCCGAGCCAACTAGTCGGGAAATTTTACACTGGTTGGTTATTAATATTCCAGGCAATAAAGTAGCGGAAGGTCAAACTGTTGCGGAATACATTGGTTCTGGTCCACCAGAGGGTACTGGCTTGCACCGTTATGTTATCTTTGTCTTCAAGCAGCCGAACAAGATTGagagtgaaaaattcattcCAAAAAC gTCTAGTGAAGGTCGTGTAAAGGTGAAGTCCAAagattttattgtaaaatataatttgggTGATCCGATCGCTGGAAACTCTTATCAGGCGCAATACGATGATTATGTGCCGATATTAACAGCACAAGTTTTTAACTAa
- the LOC105222809 gene encoding neurexin-1 isoform X4 → MSLGEPCELLPGSTVRRRNSNFSAFAMSAVSYPSNGTTTCHGSSSCGSGCCISGRLINRHSNDYSSCCNNNNNNSRQQLQTIQQKLPLRQTLRQQRNNGNINANYKFRNSIKAKTATPTTITTSTSTAVAQLVGCPEAGDDVPSHSPYSSCGRLKQRRKLKTLLPTNVPASAYALTGLVLLCSALLSPCHAFQLDGSQNSFAQFRKWYTGLNGSLELEFKTEQPNGLVLYTDDGGTYDFFELKLVEGALRLRYNLGGGAHIITVGRELHDGHWHKVQVLRNDEQTSLIVDGVSQSSTTKGKEFQFGKFATNSDVYVGGMPNWYSTKLALLALPSVIFEPRFRGAIRNLVYADQPGGATRRQEMKQPRDIKCGDGPCDNGEMPKEKVPRGVRGGNTTDACERSDPCQHGGICISTDSGPICECRNLEYDGQYCEKEKAPSEATFRGQQFLSYDLGQTSAEPIVSAQDAITLYFRTRQPNGLLFYTGHGTDYLNLALRDGGVSLTMGLANGKQEMHIKPSKVRFDDHQWHKVTVHRRIQEISSITSFCRLVTVVDDVYTDHSHIAGKFTMLSSSRVYVGGAVNPRALLGARVHNNFVGCLRKVEFSADTLLLNLIDLAKSGSKLIQVAGNVEYQCPIGDPQDPVTFTTRESHLVLPPWETGKQSSISFKFRTKEPNGLIILATGSKQPRSKNAVLFAIELLNGHIYIHLDLGSGAAKVRASRRRVDDGDWHDLILRRNGRDAKVSVDGVWNEFRTPGDGTILELDGHMYVGGTGPAYNNIAWPPAIWTATLRQGFVGCLRDLVLSGKAIDIAAFARLQDSASVKPSCHVQANVCSGNPCLNGGTCIEGWNRPICDCTATLYAGPTCGRELATLAFNGSQHMTVWLGNGQGTKTQTEELIIRFKTSRPTGLILLTSAESNSPDRLEIALVAGRVRASVRLSDREKNLLAGQSVLNDNNWHTIRFSRRASNLRLQVDGVPPVRGMLSETILGRHSTIEIRSIHLGGMFHAEEEIQMTSTMPNFIGQLQGFIFNGQRYIDIVKNLGPELSALPSATFKLTARFVNSPPGNPYHAATFRSKHSYVGLPMLKAYSSVSVDFRFKTVEPNGLLLYNGGRRNDFIALELVNGHIHYTFDIGDGPITMRDKSRIHMNDNRWHQVSIRRPGPKTHTLTVDDSFEIVTLTGNSMHLELSGILYIGGVFKDMYAKLPASISSRSGFEGCLASLDLGDTSPTLTSDAVVPSSLVVSGCEGPTKCSQNACANRGVCVQQWNAYVCECDMTSYTGPTCYDESIAYEFGNNKGIIQYAFPENMQADTEEDNVALGFITTKSDAVILRVESATTQDYMELEIVEGNIFMVYNIGTRDLPLGEIGTKVNDNTYHVVRFSRKGGNATLQLDDYNVQTLTPQGHQSTVFNTMSSIQVGGKFSRGGRTRIERPFAGVIAGLSVNKLRILDLAVERDPHITIRGDVQLVTGVLDRNDLQRMQQTPASGYPGAIDDLIFSGAGSGCRGDDEDECTPPFESGSGDDLITPVYVPPTKQTTTAQVANTDKTNGTERACDDEDCLHGSGDYGETTEQFTSTSTAKGSENELFIFLTLIVQWICHLQTMQS, encoded by the exons ATGTCCTTAGGCGAACCTTGTGAGCTGCTGCCAGGCAGCACAGTGCGAAGGAGGAACAGCAATTTCAGCGCATTTGCAATGAGTGCCGTTAGTTACCCCTCTAACGGTACCACAACATGTCACGGTAGCAGTAGTTGTGGCAGCGGCTGCTGCATTAGTGGTCGTCTCATAAATCGGCATAGCAACGACTACAGTagctgttgcaacaacaacaacaacaatagcaggcAACAACTGCAAACTATACAACAAAAACTGCCACTTCGGCAAACATTGCGGCAGCAAAGGAACAATGGCAATATCAATGCAAACTACAAATTCAGAAACAGCATCaaagcaaaaacagcaacaccaacaacaataacaacgagcACATCAACTGCAGTGGCACAGCTTGTGGGCTGCCCAGAAGCTGGCGACGATGTGCCGTCACACTCGCCATATTCAAGTTGTGGACGGCTGAAACAGCGCCGAAAGTTGAAAACGCTGTTGCCGACAAATGTGCCCGCCTCGGCGTATGCCCTTACCGGTTTGGTGCTGTTGTGTTCGGCGCTTCTATCGCCATGCCATGCTTTCCAGCTGGATGGCTCACAAAATTCTTTCGCCCAATTTCGCAAATGGTATACGGGACTCAATGGCTCGCTGGAGCTGGAGTTTAAGACTGAGCAGCCCAACGGCTTGGTGCTTTACACCGATGATGGTGGTACATATGACTTCTTCGAGCTGAAACTGGTGGAGGGTGCATTGCGTTTGCGTTATAATTTGGGCGGTGGAGCGCATATCATAACTGTCGGCAGAGAATTACATGATGGCCATTGGCATAAAGTGCAG GTGTTGCGCAATGACGAACAAACATCACTGATTGTGGATGGCGTGTCGCAGAGCAGTACGACCAAGGGCAAGGAAtttcaatttggaaaatttgcCACCAACTCTGACGTCTATGTAGGCGGCATGCCAAATTG GTACAGCACAAAGTTGGCATTATTAGCCTTGCCAAGCGTGATCTTCGAGCCGAGATTCCGGGGTGCCATTCGCAATTTGGTATACGCCGATCAGCCAGGTGGGGCGACACGCCGTCAGGAAATGAAGCAGCCACGTGATATAAAG TGTGGCGACGGCCCATGCGATAACGGTGAAATGCCAAAGGAGAAGGTACCTAGG GGTGTACGCGGCGGTAATACCACAGATGCTTGTGAACGAAGTGATCCTTGCCAACATGGTGGTATTTGTATCTCAACCGATTCGGGTCCAATATGTGAATGTCGAAATCTTGAATATGATGGACAATATTGTGAAAAAG AAAAAGCGCCATCAGAAGCCACATTTCGCGGTCAACAGTTCCTGTCGTATGATCTTGGCCAAACTAGTGCCGAGCCGATTGTAAGCGCTCAGGATGCCATTACGCTATACTTTCGCACTCGTCAACCCAATGGTTTATTATTCTATACAG GGCACGGTACTGATTACCTGAATTTGGCGCTACGTGATGGCGGCGTTTCACTTACAATGGGTTTAGCTAACGGTAAACAGGAAATGCATATCAAGCCATCCAAGGTACGTTTTGATGATCATCAATGGCACAAAGTAACGGTACATCGTCGAATTCAAGAAATATCTTCGATAACAAGCTTCTGCAGA CTTGTGACCGTTGTTGATGATGTTTACACCGATCACTCGCATATTGCCGGTAAATTCACAATGCTATCTTCGTCTCGTGTTTATGTCGGTGGCGCCGTCAATCCACGCGCGCTGCTCGGTGCTCGTGTGCATAATAACTTTGTAGGCTGTCTTCGTAAG GTTGAGTTCTCTGCAGATACATTATTATTAAACCTTATCGATTTGGCTAAAAGTGGCTCAAAACTGATTCAAGTCGCAGGTAATGTCGAATATCAGTGTCCCATAGGAGACCCACAGGACCCAGTTACGTTTACTACAAGGGAATCGCATTTG GTTTTACCACCATGGGAGACTGGCAAACAAAGCTCTATATCCTTTAAATTTCGTACCAAGGAACCTAATGGATTGATCATTTTGGCCACAGGCTCGAAACAACCGCGCTCGAAGAAT GCCGTACTGTTTGCCATTGAGCTATTGAATggacacatttacatacacttGGACTTGGGTTCAGGTGCGGCGAAGGTGCGTGCCTCACGACGTCGAGTTGACGACGGTGATTGGCATGATTTGATATTGCGGCGCAACGGACGGGATGCAAAGGTAAGCGTCGACGGCGTTTGGAATGAGTTCCGTACACCGGGCGATGGTACCATACTGGAACTGGATGGGCATATGTATGTCGGTGGTACGGGTCCAGCGTACAATAATATCGCATGGCCACCGGCTATCTGGACGGCAACGTTGCGGCAAGGTTTTGTCGGTTGCTTGCGTGACTTGGTTTTAAGCGGCAAGGCAATCGATATTGCAGCATTCGCACGCTTGCAGGActcag CATCGGTGAAGCCATCATGCCACGTACAGGCCAACGTTTGTTCCGGCAATCCCTGCTTGAATGGTGGCACCTGCATAGAGGGCTGGAATCGACCCATTTGCGACTGCACTGCTACACTATACGCCGGACCGACATGCGGACGCGAGTTGGCCACATTGGCATTCAACGGCAGCCAACATATGACTGTATGGCTGGGCAATGGTCAAGGCACCAAAACTCAAACTGAAGAGCTTATAATACGTTTCAAAACCTCGCGACCCACCGGCTTAATACTACTAACAAGTGCCGAGTCGAATTCGCCAGATCGCTTGGAGATCGCGCTGGTGGCGGGACGTGTGCGTGCCAGTGTGCGTTTAAGTGATCGAGAGAAG AATTTACTTGCCGGTCAATCGGTGTTGAATGACAACAACTGGCACACAATACGCTTCTCGCGACGTGCCTCCAATCTACGGCTACAAGTTGACGGGGTTCCCCCTGTCAGGggtatgttat CGGAGACTATACTCGGTCGCCACAGCACCATCGAGATACGTTCCATCCACTTGGGTGGAATGTTTCATGCCGAGGAGGAAATCCAAATGACGTCGACAATGCCCAATTTTATTGGCCAACTACAGGGATTCATTTTCAATGGACAAAG ATATATtgatattgttaaaaatttgggTCCCGAGTTATCGGCACTGCCAAGCGCTACCTTCAAGTTGACAGCGCGTTTTGTGAACTCACCACCCGGTAATCCTTACCATGCTGCCACCTTCCGTTCGAAGCACTCTTATGTAGGTTTACCCATGTTGAAGGCGTACTCTAGCGTCTCGGTGGATTTCCGCTTCAAAACAGTCGAACCAAATGGTTTGTTACTCTATAACGGTGGACGACGTAATGATTTCATTGCTTTGGAGTTGGTTAACGGTCATATACACTATACCTTTGACATTGGTGATGGGCCGATAACAATGCGTGACAAGTCACGCATACACATGAATGACAATCGCTGGCATCAAGTGAGCATACGTCGACCGGGACCCAAAACGCACACGCTTACCGTGGATGATTCATTCGAGATTGTTACACTGACCGGCAACAGCATGCATTTGGAGCTTTCGGGCATACTCTATATAGGTGGCGTGTTCAAGGACATGTACGCGAAATTGCCGGCGTCCATTTCATCGCGTTCTGGTTTTGAGGGTTGTCTTGCTTCTTTGGATCTGGGTGATACATCACCGACACTGACCAGCGATGCGGTTGTGCCAAGCTCGCTGGTGGTGTCTGGTTGTGAAGGTCCGACCAAATGCAGTCAGAACGCATGTGCCAATCGTGGCGTTTGCGTGCAACAATGGAATGCCTACGTATGTGAATGTGACATGACTTCGTATACCGGCCCGACGTGTTACGATG AATCAATCGCCTATGAGTTCGGCAACAACAAAGGCATTATACAATATGCTTTTCCGGAAAATATGCAAGCAGATACCGAAGAAGACAATGTCGCTTTGGGTTTCATCACAACCAAATCCGATGCTGTGATATTGCGTGTGGAGAGTGCGACCACACAGGACTATATGGAACTCGAAATAGTCGAAGGCAATATATTTATGGTGTATAATATTGGTACACGCGATTTGCCGTTAGGTGAAATTGGCACCAAAGTGAACGACAACACCTACCATGTGGTGCGCTTTAGCCGTAAAGGTGGCAACGCTACACTCCAGCTCGATGACTATAATGTGCAAACATTGACACCACAAG gGCATCAATCGACCGTGTTTAATACCATGTCCAGCATTCAAGTGGGCGGAAAATTTAGCCGTGGCGGTAGAACACGAATTGAACGTCCATTTGCTGGTGTTATTGCCGGTTTGTCGGTGAATAAGCTACGCATACTGGATTTGGCTGTTGAACGTGACCCACATATAACCATACGAGGAGATGTTCAATTGGTAACTGGAGTATTAGATAGAAATGATCTGCAAAGAATGCAGCAG